The following is a genomic window from Chelonoidis abingdonii isolate Lonesome George unplaced genomic scaffold, CheloAbing_2.0 scaffold2327, whole genome shotgun sequence.
CTGTCTGCAAAGCGACCAACACCTTCATTCACGCCTTCACCAGCGAGATCCAGGCCATCTgcaggggtgcagggagatgCCACGGACGCAACATCTGTGACAGTAACTCATCCTTCTTCATCACCACCTGCTGGGTGGCGCCCGGCTCCCGCCTGGGGCGCTGTGTTTACAGGGGCAGAAGCCACACCCGCAGGATCCGCGTGGCCTGTAACCAGAGGCTGCCCGTGCGCTTCGTCAGAATCCTGTAGACCCCGGGCTCTGGCcatgggctgggagcagagggccCCTGTTCCCCCTGCTTTCGCTGCTGGGGGctttcctgccccatccct
Proteins encoded in this region:
- the LOC116815848 gene encoding ribonuclease-like — its product is MAMAPKGPHPSLFLTLVLLAACLAQLSKGASYWQFLKEHVDSYKIQGFDGNTYCDYIMERRGLTRPVCKATNTFIHAFTSEIQAICRGAGRCHGRNICDSNSSFFITTCWVAPGSRLGRCVYRGRSHTRRIRVACNQRLPVRFVRIL